The Streptomyces sp. NBC_01244 genome contains a region encoding:
- a CDS encoding ABC transporter ATP-binding protein, translated as MTDSTAPAVTGALNEPVAPGAPGTAFLDVRDLKVHFPTEDGLVKSVDGLSFTLEKGKTLGIVGESGSGKSVTSLGIMGLHRVGQYGRQRARISGEIWLDGKELLSSPEEEVRKLRGREIAMIFQDPLSAMHPYFTVGKQIAEAYRVHNKVDKKTARKRAVDLLDRVGIPEPHKRVDSYPHEFSGGMRQRAMIAMALVNNPELLIADEPTTALDVTVQAQILDLIRDLQKEFGSAVIMITHDLGVVAEMADDLLVMYGGRCVERGSAEKVFYEPRHPYTWGLLGSMPRIDREQTERLIPVKGSPPSLINIPSGCAFNPRCPYADLPKDDVTRTVRPELALVDTAAEGAGRHWAACHLSPEQRDRIWTEEIAPKL; from the coding sequence ATGACCGATTCGACGGCGCCCGCCGTGACGGGCGCACTGAACGAGCCCGTCGCCCCCGGCGCACCCGGCACCGCGTTCCTCGACGTACGCGACCTCAAGGTGCACTTCCCCACGGAAGACGGCCTGGTCAAGTCCGTGGACGGACTCTCCTTCACGCTGGAGAAGGGCAAGACCCTCGGCATCGTCGGCGAGTCCGGCTCCGGTAAATCGGTGACCTCGCTGGGCATCATGGGCCTGCACCGGGTCGGCCAGTACGGCCGCCAGCGGGCCCGGATCTCCGGTGAGATCTGGCTCGACGGCAAGGAACTGCTGTCCAGCCCCGAGGAAGAGGTCCGCAAGCTGCGCGGCCGGGAGATCGCGATGATCTTCCAGGACCCGCTGTCGGCGATGCACCCGTACTTCACGGTCGGCAAGCAGATCGCCGAGGCGTACCGGGTCCACAACAAGGTCGACAAGAAGACCGCCCGCAAGCGGGCCGTCGACCTCCTGGACCGCGTCGGCATCCCCGAGCCCCACAAGCGGGTCGACAGCTACCCGCACGAGTTCTCCGGCGGCATGCGCCAGCGCGCGATGATCGCGATGGCGCTGGTCAACAACCCCGAACTGCTCATCGCGGACGAGCCCACCACCGCCCTGGACGTCACCGTCCAGGCGCAGATCCTCGACCTGATCCGGGACCTGCAGAAGGAGTTCGGCTCCGCGGTCATCATGATCACGCACGACCTCGGCGTGGTCGCCGAGATGGCCGACGACCTCCTCGTGATGTACGGCGGCCGGTGCGTGGAGCGGGGCAGCGCGGAGAAGGTGTTCTACGAGCCCCGGCACCCGTACACCTGGGGCCTGCTCGGCTCGATGCCGCGCATCGACCGGGAGCAGACCGAACGCCTCATCCCGGTCAAGGGCTCGCCGCCCAGCCTGATCAACATCCCGAGCGGCTGCGCCTTCAACCCCCGGTGCCCGTACGCCGACCTGCCCAAGGACGACGTCACGCGGACCGTACGGCCCGAGCTGGCCCTGGTCGACACCGCCGCGGAGGGCGCCGGCCGGCACTGGGCCGCCTGTCACCTCTCCCCGGAGCAGCGGGACCGGATCTGGACCGAAGAGATTGCGCCGAAGCTGTGA
- a CDS encoding ABC transporter ATP-binding protein, whose translation MTAPDNSKNETAVLPAQAVDSPEPLLRVTGLVKHFPISKGLLRRQVGAVKAVDGIDFEVYPGETLGIVGESGCGKSTMGRLITRLLEPTGGKVEFEGKDITHLSVSGMRPMRRDVQMIFQDPYGSLNPRHTVGTIVSAPFKLQGVEPEGGLKAEVQRLLSLVGLNPEHYNRYPHEFSGGQRQRIGIARALALKPKLVVADEPVSALDVSIQAQVVNLLDDLQEELGLTYVIIAHDLSVIRHVSDRIAVMYLGKIVELADNKSLYSAPMHPYTTALMSAVPVPDPRRRGAKSGRILLKGDVPSPISPPSGCRFHTRCWKATQVCTTQEPPLIALKTGHQVACHHPENAPDQAPGDPALPGAADAVTGPTV comes from the coding sequence ATGACTGCGCCCGATAACAGCAAGAACGAGACGGCCGTCCTTCCGGCCCAGGCGGTGGACTCCCCGGAGCCGCTGCTCAGGGTGACCGGACTGGTCAAGCACTTCCCCATCTCCAAGGGGCTGCTGCGCCGCCAGGTCGGGGCCGTGAAGGCCGTCGACGGCATCGACTTCGAGGTCTACCCGGGTGAGACCCTCGGCATCGTCGGCGAGTCCGGCTGTGGCAAGTCGACCATGGGCCGGCTGATCACCCGGCTGCTCGAACCGACCGGCGGAAAGGTCGAGTTCGAGGGCAAGGACATCACGCACCTGAGCGTGTCCGGCATGCGCCCGATGCGCCGCGACGTGCAGATGATCTTCCAGGACCCCTACGGCTCGCTGAACCCGCGGCACACGGTGGGCACCATCGTCAGCGCCCCGTTCAAGCTCCAGGGCGTCGAGCCCGAGGGCGGCCTCAAGGCGGAGGTCCAGCGCCTCCTCTCTCTGGTGGGCCTCAACCCGGAGCACTACAACCGCTATCCGCACGAGTTCTCCGGCGGCCAGCGCCAGCGCATCGGCATCGCCCGTGCCCTGGCCCTGAAGCCGAAGCTGGTCGTGGCGGACGAGCCGGTCTCGGCCCTGGACGTCTCCATCCAGGCCCAGGTGGTGAACCTGCTGGACGACCTCCAGGAGGAGCTCGGCCTCACGTACGTGATCATCGCGCACGACCTGTCGGTCATCCGGCACGTCTCGGACCGCATCGCGGTCATGTACCTCGGCAAGATCGTCGAGCTCGCGGACAACAAGTCCCTGTACTCGGCGCCCATGCACCCGTACACCACGGCCCTGATGTCCGCCGTCCCGGTGCCGGACCCGCGCCGGCGCGGAGCCAAGAGCGGCCGCATCCTGCTCAAGGGAGACGTGCCCTCGCCCATCTCCCCGCCGAGCGGCTGCCGCTTCCACACCCGGTGCTGGAAGGCGACCCAGGTCTGCACCACGCAGGAGCCCCCGCTCATCGCGCTGAAGACCGGCCACCAGGTGGCCTGCCACCACCCGGAGAACGCCCCCGACCAGGCCCCGGGCGACCCGGCCCTGCCGGGCGCGGCGGACGCGGTGACCGGGCCGACGGTCTGA
- a CDS encoding trimeric intracellular cation channel family protein, whose amino-acid sequence MGIFVFATAGSLLAVRKNFDVFGIVVLALVTALGGGLFRDIVIGATPAAAFSDLGFFVTPLVAAAIVFFLHPEVQRINRAINVFDAAGLGLFCVTGTTKAYEYGLGLTASAALGLATAVGGGVLRDVLVNEVPSLLRDREMYAVPAVIGASMVALFISFDHLNAITTGLAIVTTFVLRLLAIRFHWRAPLAWNRRSSVAEEP is encoded by the coding sequence ATGGGCATCTTCGTCTTCGCCACGGCCGGCTCCCTGCTCGCCGTACGCAAGAACTTCGACGTCTTCGGCATCGTCGTCCTCGCGCTCGTCACCGCCCTCGGCGGCGGCCTGTTCCGCGACATCGTCATCGGTGCCACCCCCGCCGCCGCCTTCAGCGACCTCGGGTTCTTCGTCACACCGCTGGTCGCCGCCGCGATCGTCTTCTTCCTGCACCCCGAGGTCCAGCGCATCAACCGCGCCATCAACGTCTTCGACGCGGCCGGCCTCGGGCTGTTCTGCGTGACGGGCACGACCAAGGCGTACGAGTACGGCCTGGGCCTCACCGCGTCCGCCGCGCTCGGCCTGGCGACCGCCGTCGGCGGGGGCGTGCTGCGCGACGTCCTCGTCAACGAGGTGCCCTCGCTGCTGCGCGACCGCGAGATGTACGCCGTGCCGGCCGTCATCGGCGCCTCGATGGTGGCGCTCTTCATCAGCTTCGACCACCTGAACGCCATCACGACGGGCCTGGCGATCGTCACCACCTTCGTGCTGCGGCTGCTCGCCATCCGCTTCCACTGGCGGGCGCCCCTCGCGTGGAACCGCCGCTCGTCGGTGGCGGAGGAGCCGTAG
- a CDS encoding thioesterase family protein: MSHAAAKASIGDSEFDRDTTITARAGEPGVYDADLSAGWTIITAVNGGYLLALVGRALSATLPHPDPFTVSAHYLTSSVPGPAVIRTEVVRVGRTLSTGQASLFQFDESGAEIERIRVLASYGDLAALPDSVHTTALPPVIPAYEDCLGPEAGPAPIPGSSAIVDRLRLRLDPATAGWAIGHPSGKGEMRAWFELADGRDADPFSLLLAVDALPPTSFDLGLLGWTPTVELTTHIRHRPAPGPLRVSITTRNLAGGFLEEDAEVWDSADRLVAQSRQLASAPRVAPKPS; encoded by the coding sequence ATGTCACACGCAGCTGCCAAGGCGTCCATCGGCGACAGCGAGTTCGACCGCGACACCACCATCACCGCCCGTGCGGGCGAGCCCGGGGTGTACGACGCGGACCTCTCCGCCGGGTGGACGATCATCACCGCCGTCAACGGCGGCTACCTCCTGGCCCTCGTCGGCCGCGCCCTGTCGGCGACCCTGCCGCACCCGGACCCCTTCACGGTCTCCGCGCACTACCTGACCTCGTCGGTCCCCGGCCCCGCCGTGATCCGCACCGAGGTCGTACGGGTCGGCCGCACGCTCTCCACCGGGCAGGCCTCCCTGTTCCAGTTCGACGAGAGCGGCGCCGAGATCGAGCGGATCCGCGTCCTGGCCTCCTACGGGGACCTCGCCGCGCTCCCGGACTCCGTCCACACCACGGCCCTCCCGCCCGTCATCCCCGCCTACGAGGACTGCCTCGGCCCCGAGGCCGGCCCGGCCCCGATCCCCGGCAGCTCGGCGATCGTGGACCGGCTCCGGCTGCGCCTGGACCCGGCGACCGCGGGCTGGGCCATCGGCCACCCCTCGGGCAAGGGCGAGATGCGCGCCTGGTTCGAGCTCGCGGACGGCCGCGACGCGGACCCCTTCTCCCTGCTCCTCGCGGTGGACGCGCTCCCGCCGACCTCCTTCGACCTCGGCCTGCTCGGCTGGACCCCCACGGTCGAACTCACCACCCACATCCGCCACCGCCCCGCGCCCGGTCCGCTCCGGGTGTCGATCACCACGCGGAACCTGGCGGGCGGCTTCCTCGAAGAGGACGCGGAGGTCTGGGACTCGGCGGACCGGCTGGTGGCCCAGTCCCGCCAGCTGGCGAGCGCTCCGCGCGTGGCGCCGAAGCCCTCCTGA
- a CDS encoding cysteine desulfurase family protein, translating into MAYLDHAATTPMLPEAAAAMTAQFAVTGNASSLHAAGRRARRTVEEAREALADALGARPSEVVFTAGGTEADNLAVKGLYWARRDADPARTRVLASPVEHHAVLDAVHWLAEHEGAQVEYLPVDRYGRVHPEAFREAVERNPDDIALATVMWANNEIGTVMPIAELAAVARESGIPLHSDAVQAVGQLDVRFGDSGLAAMTVSGHKVGGPYGIGALLLGRDQSPVPVLHGGGQERHVRSGTLDVPAIAAFAVAAVLAAERRERFATEIGALRDRLVAAVLREVPDAVLGGDPDGRLPANAHFSFPGCEGDSLLLLLDAQGIECSTGSACTAGVAQPSHVLLATGTDPRLARGTLRFSLGHTSTQADVDAVAAAIGPAVARARTAGLS; encoded by the coding sequence ATGGCCTACCTCGACCACGCCGCCACCACCCCGATGCTGCCGGAGGCCGCTGCGGCGATGACCGCGCAGTTCGCCGTCACGGGCAACGCGTCCTCCCTGCACGCCGCCGGCCGCCGCGCCCGCCGCACCGTCGAGGAGGCCCGTGAGGCCCTCGCCGACGCGCTCGGGGCCCGTCCGAGCGAGGTGGTCTTCACCGCCGGTGGCACGGAGGCCGACAACCTCGCCGTCAAGGGGCTCTACTGGGCCCGCCGCGACGCCGATCCCGCCCGGACCCGTGTCCTCGCCAGCCCCGTGGAGCACCACGCCGTCCTCGACGCCGTGCACTGGCTCGCCGAGCACGAGGGCGCGCAGGTCGAGTACCTGCCGGTCGACCGCTACGGGCGCGTGCACCCGGAGGCCTTCCGCGAGGCGGTCGAGCGGAACCCCGACGACATCGCCCTCGCCACCGTCATGTGGGCCAACAACGAGATCGGCACCGTCATGCCGATCGCCGAACTGGCCGCCGTCGCCCGCGAGTCCGGCATCCCGCTGCATTCCGACGCCGTCCAGGCCGTCGGCCAGCTCGACGTCCGCTTCGGCGACAGCGGGCTCGCCGCCATGACCGTGAGCGGCCACAAGGTCGGCGGACCGTACGGGATCGGCGCGCTGCTGCTCGGCCGCGACCAGAGCCCGGTACCCGTCCTGCACGGCGGGGGCCAGGAGCGGCACGTCCGCTCCGGCACCCTCGACGTCCCGGCCATCGCCGCCTTCGCGGTGGCCGCCGTCCTCGCCGCCGAGCGGCGCGAACGCTTCGCCACCGAGATCGGCGCCCTGCGCGACCGGCTCGTCGCCGCCGTGCTCCGCGAGGTCCCCGACGCCGTCCTCGGCGGAGACCCGGACGGCCGGCTCCCCGCCAACGCCCACTTCAGCTTCCCCGGCTGCGAGGGGGACTCCCTGCTGCTCCTGCTCGACGCCCAGGGCATCGAGTGCTCCACCGGCTCCGCCTGCACGGCCGGCGTGGCCCAGCCCAGCCACGTGCTGCTGGCCACCGGAACGGACCCGCGCCTCGCCCGGGGGACCCTGCGCTTCTCCCTCGGCCACACCTCCACGCAGGCCGACGTGGACGCGGTCGCCGCCGCCATCGGCCCGGCCGTGGCCCGCGCCCGCACGGCGGGGCTGAGCTAG
- a CDS encoding N-acetylmuramoyl-L-alanine amidase codes for MGTKSDKGGTRAGAGAGARAGAGGKRPGRTRRAVLFGGLGVLTAAAVAGRDEIGRAWWLVPGVSKPRKEGELDHAGASWTAASPANWRLADRPADYRVDRIVVHVTQGGFKSSVDAFKNPFHRASAHYIVGQDGHIEQMVRELDVAFHSGSRSMNERSIGIEHVGFVDRPKDFTDAMYGASARLAADVCKRYGIPADRKHFLGHSEVPGADHTDPGRHWDWDRYLRMVNEAGAAGAKTA; via the coding sequence ATGGGGACCAAGAGCGACAAGGGCGGTACGAGGGCCGGGGCGGGCGCGGGAGCCAGGGCCGGCGCGGGGGGCAAACGGCCCGGGCGGACCCGCAGGGCGGTGCTGTTCGGCGGGCTCGGGGTGCTGACGGCCGCGGCGGTCGCCGGGCGCGATGAGATCGGGCGGGCCTGGTGGCTGGTGCCCGGGGTGTCCAAGCCGCGGAAGGAGGGCGAGCTGGACCACGCGGGGGCTTCCTGGACGGCGGCCTCTCCGGCGAACTGGCGGCTGGCGGACCGGCCCGCGGACTACCGGGTGGACCGGATCGTGGTGCATGTCACCCAGGGCGGCTTCAAGTCCTCGGTGGACGCCTTCAAGAATCCGTTCCACCGGGCGTCGGCGCACTACATCGTCGGCCAGGACGGCCACATCGAGCAGATGGTGCGCGAGCTCGACGTCGCCTTCCACTCGGGCAGCCGCTCCATGAACGAGCGCAGCATCGGCATCGAGCACGTCGGGTTCGTGGACCGGCCGAAGGACTTCACGGACGCGATGTACGGGGCTTCGGCGCGGCTCGCCGCCGACGTCTGCAAGCGGTACGGGATACCCGCCGACCGCAAGCACTTCCTCGGCCACTCCGAGGTGCCGGGCGCCGATCACACGGACCCCGGCCGCCACTGGGACTGGGACCGCTACCTCCGCATGGTCAACGAGGCCGGCGCCGCGGGCGCCAAGACCGCCTAG
- the mnmA gene encoding tRNA 2-thiouridine(34) synthase MnmA, with amino-acid sequence MTENLPSVPRPLRVLAAMSGGVDSAVAAARAVEAGHDVTGVHLALSANPQSFRTGARGCCTIEDSRDARRAADVIGIPFYVWDLAERFREDVVEDFISEYEAGRTPNPCLRCNEKIKFAALLDKALALGFDAVCTGHYATVVLNEDGTRELHRASDMAKDQSYVLGVLDEKQLAHALFPLGDTLTTKEEIRAEAEERGLAVAKKPDSHDICFIADGDTQGFLANRLGKAEGDIVDEATGEKVGTHEGAFGFTIGQRKGLRIGHPAPDGKPRYVLDISPVNNTVTVGPVEALDVTALTAIRPRWCGSTAAAPGTYTAQLRAHGGETEVFAELVEGELRVRFTEPVRGVAPGQAIVLYDGTRVVGSATISATTRATAAAPAASV; translated from the coding sequence ATGACTGAGAACCTGCCGAGCGTCCCCCGCCCCCTCCGCGTCCTGGCCGCCATGTCCGGCGGTGTGGACTCCGCCGTCGCCGCCGCCCGCGCCGTCGAAGCCGGGCACGACGTGACCGGCGTCCACCTCGCCCTCTCCGCGAACCCGCAGTCCTTCCGGACCGGGGCCCGCGGCTGCTGCACGATCGAGGACTCCCGCGACGCCCGCCGCGCCGCCGACGTCATCGGCATCCCCTTCTACGTCTGGGACCTCGCCGAGCGCTTCCGCGAGGACGTCGTCGAGGACTTCATCTCCGAGTACGAGGCCGGGCGCACCCCGAACCCCTGCCTGCGCTGCAACGAGAAGATCAAGTTCGCCGCGCTGCTCGACAAGGCCCTCGCCCTCGGCTTCGACGCCGTCTGTACGGGCCACTACGCCACCGTCGTCCTCAACGAGGACGGCACGCGCGAGCTGCACCGCGCCTCCGACATGGCCAAGGACCAGTCCTACGTCCTCGGCGTCCTCGACGAGAAGCAGCTCGCCCACGCGCTCTTCCCGCTCGGCGACACCCTCACCACCAAGGAAGAGATCCGCGCCGAGGCCGAGGAGCGGGGGCTGGCCGTCGCGAAGAAGCCCGACAGCCACGACATCTGCTTCATCGCCGACGGCGACACCCAGGGCTTCCTGGCGAACCGTCTCGGCAAGGCCGAGGGCGACATCGTCGACGAGGCCACCGGCGAGAAGGTCGGCACCCACGAGGGCGCCTTCGGGTTCACCATCGGCCAGCGCAAGGGCCTGCGGATCGGCCACCCGGCCCCCGACGGCAAGCCGCGCTACGTCCTCGACATCTCCCCGGTGAACAACACCGTCACGGTCGGCCCCGTCGAAGCCCTCGACGTCACCGCCCTCACCGCGATCCGCCCCCGCTGGTGCGGATCCACCGCCGCCGCCCCGGGCACCTACACCGCACAGCTGCGCGCCCACGGCGGCGAGACCGAGGTCTTCGCCGAGCTGGTGGAGGGCGAACTGCGCGTCCGCTTCACCGAGCCCGTCCGCGGCGTGGCCCCCGGCCAGGCGATCGTCCTCTACGACGGCACCCGCGTGGTCGGCTCCGCCACGATCTCCGCGACCACCCGGGCGACCGCGGCCGCCCCGGCCGCCTCGGTCTAG
- a CDS encoding NADP-dependent oxidoreductase has product MRAIVVSQWGGPEVLTETELDRPEPGMGEILVRVHAAGVNPVDWKTRASGALIPWGPVPAVGWDVSGTVEAVGPGVTMFQPGDEVFGMPRFPVQAGGYAEYVTATARHFTRKPAAINHVQAAALPLAALTAWQALTDTAGVRPGQRVLVHAAAGGVGHFAVQIAKALGAYVIGTASAAKHEVLRSLGADELIDYRTTAFEDVVADVDVVIDAIGGDYGTRSLKVLRPGGHLITLNGPDDVPADAEGFHTGWTLVEPDYAGLKAIAALVAEGRLRPVIDTVLPLAEAAKAHEIGEQGRTTGKIVLTVVQDA; this is encoded by the coding sequence ATGCGCGCCATCGTCGTCAGCCAGTGGGGCGGACCCGAGGTACTGACCGAGACCGAGCTGGACCGCCCGGAGCCGGGCATGGGCGAGATCCTGGTACGGGTCCACGCGGCCGGCGTGAACCCGGTCGACTGGAAGACCCGGGCCAGCGGCGCCCTGATCCCCTGGGGGCCGGTCCCGGCCGTCGGCTGGGACGTGTCCGGCACGGTCGAGGCCGTCGGCCCCGGCGTGACGATGTTCCAGCCCGGCGACGAGGTCTTCGGCATGCCCCGATTCCCGGTCCAGGCGGGCGGCTACGCCGAGTACGTCACAGCCACGGCCCGGCACTTCACCCGCAAGCCGGCCGCCATCAACCACGTCCAGGCGGCGGCGCTCCCGCTGGCCGCGCTCACCGCCTGGCAGGCGCTGACCGACACCGCCGGCGTGCGGCCGGGGCAGCGGGTCCTGGTGCACGCGGCGGCGGGCGGCGTGGGGCACTTCGCCGTCCAGATCGCCAAGGCGCTCGGGGCGTACGTGATCGGCACCGCCAGCGCCGCCAAGCACGAGGTGCTCCGCTCGCTCGGGGCCGACGAACTGATCGACTACCGGACCACAGCCTTCGAAGACGTCGTCGCGGACGTGGACGTCGTGATCGACGCCATCGGCGGCGACTACGGGACGCGCTCGCTGAAGGTGCTGCGCCCGGGCGGGCACCTGATCACCCTGAACGGCCCGGACGACGTACCGGCCGACGCCGAGGGCTTCCACACCGGCTGGACCCTCGTCGAGCCGGACTACGCGGGCCTGAAGGCGATCGCCGCCTTGGTCGCAGAAGGCAGGCTCCGCCCGGTGATCGACACGGTCCTGCCCCTGGCGGAGGCCGCGAAGGCCCACGAGATCGGCGAGCAGGGCCGGACCACCGGCAAGATCGTCCTGACGGTGGTCCAGGACGCCTAG
- a CDS encoding GlxA family transcriptional regulator: MHRIAVLALEGVPPFELGMPSRVFGNAVDDSGKPLYEVTVCTVDGQPVSSDAGFTVGVSAGPEALAAADTVIIPPTNVMMALEQGVPLPRPLADALAAIRPGTRLVSICTGTYVLAAAGLLDGRPATTHWIKAPAFQRAFPRVKLDEDVLFVDDGDILTSAGVAAGVDLCLYMIRQDHGTAVANRAARLCVVPPWRDGGQAQYIVRPVPEPTVATTTATRAWALERLAEPIALAELAAHARMSLRTFTRRFRDEVGMTPVQWLTGQRLEMARQLLETSDLPVDLVAHRSGFGSANSLRQHMRSALGISPIAYRRTFQPNSYAPAHH, encoded by the coding sequence ATGCACCGGATCGCCGTACTCGCCCTCGAAGGCGTCCCCCCGTTCGAGCTCGGGATGCCGTCCCGGGTGTTCGGCAACGCCGTCGACGACTCCGGGAAGCCGCTCTACGAGGTGACCGTCTGCACCGTCGACGGGCAGCCCGTGAGCAGCGACGCGGGCTTCACGGTCGGGGTCTCGGCGGGACCCGAGGCCCTCGCGGCCGCCGACACGGTGATCATCCCGCCGACCAACGTCATGATGGCGCTGGAGCAGGGCGTACCCCTGCCCCGGCCGCTCGCCGACGCCCTCGCCGCGATCCGCCCCGGCACCCGGCTGGTGTCGATCTGCACCGGCACCTACGTGCTCGCCGCAGCCGGCCTGCTCGACGGCAGGCCCGCCACCACGCACTGGATCAAGGCGCCCGCCTTCCAGCGGGCCTTCCCGCGCGTCAAGCTCGACGAGGACGTGCTCTTCGTCGACGACGGGGACATCCTGACCTCCGCCGGGGTCGCCGCCGGCGTGGACCTCTGCCTCTACATGATCCGCCAGGACCACGGCACGGCCGTCGCCAACCGCGCCGCGCGGCTGTGCGTCGTACCGCCGTGGCGCGACGGCGGGCAGGCCCAGTACATCGTCCGGCCCGTCCCCGAACCCACCGTCGCCACCACCACCGCCACCCGGGCCTGGGCCCTGGAACGCCTCGCCGAACCGATCGCCCTGGCCGAACTGGCCGCCCACGCCCGGATGAGCCTGCGCACCTTCACCCGACGCTTCCGCGACGAGGTCGGCATGACCCCGGTGCAGTGGCTCACCGGCCAGCGCCTGGAAATGGCACGCCAGTTGCTGGAGACCAGCGACCTCCCCGTCGACCTGGTGGCCCACCGCTCCGGCTTCGGCTCGGCGAACTCGCTGCGCCAGCACATGCGTTCCGCACTCGGTATCTCCCCGATTGCCTACCGGCGCACCTTCCAGCCCAACTCCTATGCTCCTGCGCACCATTGA